One Rhodothermales bacterium genomic window, CGACGACGGTGATCGACGCCGGCATCCTCGGTGAGCCGCTCGGCATCGTGCCCGACATCGACCACGCCGAGGCGGCTAGGGCGGGCGGGACGACCATCGAGGCGCTGCAGAAGGCCGGCAGCCGCGGCAAGGCCGTCGCCGGCATGCGCGACGCGCTCCGCGCGCTCCTCCTCACGATGTACCGCGAGGGCAAACTCGACGGCATCTTCGGGATGGGCGGCGCCGAAGGCGCGGTGATGGGCGCGGCGTGCATGATGGCGCTGCCGCTCGGCGTTCCCAAGATCCTGCTGTCACCCATCGCCTCGGGCAAGCACTTTTTCGATCCGCTGGTGGGCACGAGCGACATCATGGTCGTGCACTCGGTGGTCGATATCCTCGGCCTGAACAACATCGCCACCACGATCTTCGACAACGCCGCCGCGGCGATGAAGGGGCTCGCGGAGCACGGCCACGCGTTGCCTCCGCCCCGGAAGGATCAGCGGTATGTCGCGGTCACCATGCTCGGCAACACGACGCGCGCCGTGATGGCGCTCAAGGATCGGCTGGCGGAAGACGGCTACGAGGCCGTCATCTTCCACTCGAACGGCGTCGGCGGCCCGGCGATGGAGGAGCTGGCCGAGGCGGGCCAGTTCGTCGGCGTGATCGATTACACCACGAATGAGGTGTACGACCCGCTCGTCGGCGGCATCCACGACGGGGGCCCGCACCGGCTCGAAGTGGTCGGCCGGCTCGGGCTGCCCCAGGTGATCGTGCCGGGCTGCATCGACTTCAGCGTGTTCCACGCCGGCCACATCCCGGAGCCGCTCCAGGGCCGGCCGGTGTACGACCACAACCCCGAATACACCCTCGTGCGGACCTCGCACGACGAGATGATCCAACTCGGCCGGATCTTCGCCGACAAACTCGCGCCGGCGAAGGGCCCGCTCCGGATCATGATGCCCACGCTCGGGCTGTCGATCCCCAGCGTGAAGCCGAACGGCGTCTTCTGGAATCCCGACGCCGACGCCGCCTTTCTGGCGACGTTGCGGGAAAACCTGGGTGCGCGCCGGCCGGATGTCCCGATCGACACCTATGCATACCACGTAAACGATCCCGCCTTCGGCGTCCTCGTCGCCGAGGCCTTCCTCGGCCTGATCTCGGGCGCCTCGTAAGTACCGGCGGACGGCTGTCCGCCTCACCGCCAACCCGTACGGGCGGACGGCCGTCCGCCCTACCGCCAACCATCGTACATACCATGCATCACGACCTAGACGCACGCAATCCCAAACCCGTCGCCCCGATCACCACGGGCGACGAGGCCTTCCGCAAGAAGTTTATCTCCTGGCAGCTGGCCGACCTGTCGTATGTCGACATCAACGAGTACCTGAAGGAAAAGGACATCGTCCTTGTCCCGATGGCCAGCACCGAACAGCACGGACCGCACCTCCCGCTCTGGACCGATACCATCACCGCGATGGAAATCTCCCGGCGCGTGTCGGAGATGATCGGCGTGCTTCGTACGCCCCCGATCTGGATGGGCTATTCGCCCCAGCACATGAGCGGCCCGGGCGAAGGCCGCGGCACCATCACGGTCCGCAGCTCGACCCTCCTCGCCGTCATGTACGACGTCGCGCGGAGCCTCATCCACCACGGGTTCAACAAGATCATCTTCATCAACGGCCACGGCTCGAACATCAAGGTGGTCGACCCGATCCTGCGCAAGCTGCGTTACGAGACCGGCGCGCTGATCAGCTTCGTGAAGCCGTACATGGAGAACTACGTCGGCCTGATGAAGGGCCTGCTGGAAAACCCGCCCGAAGAAACGCCGGGCTGGCACGCCAGCGAGCTCGAAACGTCGCAGGACATGGCGTGGGACCCGACCATCGTCCGCATGGAGCGCGCTTCGAACACGAAGGCGCACATCCCGGGCTGGCTGCCGAAGTCGTTCGAGAAGAAGGACGGCATGCCGGACGTGGAATTCGACGGCTTCAAGTACTTCACCTTCCCGATGGACCATCACGAGTTCATCGAAAGCGGGACGATCGGTAATCCGATGCGCGCCACGCCGGAGAAAGGGGAGGAGGCGTTCCGCCGCTATTCCGAACACGTCGCGCGCGGCGTGCTCGAACTGATCAAGGTGAAGGTCGAGGTCAAGAACCGCGAGTTCGTCGATCGCGTGCTCTGATCGCCTTCTCTTTTTTTGCTCGTTAAACGTCCTCGCGTTGCGTGCTGGGTCCAGCGGGTCCAGCACGCAACGCAGTACGCTTTGGTTGACGCTTATGCCTTCACGTCCCGCCATCCGCCCCCGATCGCCTCGCTCGGACGAGCCGCGCCGGCTCAGCGAAGTCGCCTACGAGCGCCTCCGCGACGCCATCACGCGCGGCGACCTCCCGCCGGGCACGCCGCTGGCCGAGAACACGCTGTCGGCTGAAATGAACATCAGCCGGACGCCCGTCCGCGAGGCGCTGCAGCAGCTGGCGCAGGAGGGGCTCGTGCAGGTGATCCCGGGGCGCGCGGTCACGGTCGCGGCTCCGTCGATGGA contains:
- a CDS encoding Tm-1-like ATP-binding domain-containing protein, which gives rise to MKKNIVLVGTLDTKGPEFAYVRDRMQALGLATTVIDAGILGEPLGIVPDIDHAEAARAGGTTIEALQKAGSRGKAVAGMRDALRALLLTMYREGKLDGIFGMGGAEGAVMGAACMMALPLGVPKILLSPIASGKHFFDPLVGTSDIMVVHSVVDILGLNNIATTIFDNAAAAMKGLAEHGHALPPPRKDQRYVAVTMLGNTTRAVMALKDRLAEDGYEAVIFHSNGVGGPAMEELAEAGQFVGVIDYTTNEVYDPLVGGIHDGGPHRLEVVGRLGLPQVIVPGCIDFSVFHAGHIPEPLQGRPVYDHNPEYTLVRTSHDEMIQLGRIFADKLAPAKGPLRIMMPTLGLSIPSVKPNGVFWNPDADAAFLATLRENLGARRPDVPIDTYAYHVNDPAFGVLVAEAFLGLISGAS
- a CDS encoding creatininase family protein, whose amino-acid sequence is MHHDLDARNPKPVAPITTGDEAFRKKFISWQLADLSYVDINEYLKEKDIVLVPMASTEQHGPHLPLWTDTITAMEISRRVSEMIGVLRTPPIWMGYSPQHMSGPGEGRGTITVRSSTLLAVMYDVARSLIHHGFNKIIFINGHGSNIKVVDPILRKLRYETGALISFVKPYMENYVGLMKGLLENPPEETPGWHASELETSQDMAWDPTIVRMERASNTKAHIPGWLPKSFEKKDGMPDVEFDGFKYFTFPMDHHEFIESGTIGNPMRATPEKGEEAFRRYSEHVARGVLELIKVKVEVKNREFVDRVL